TGGTTGATCGACATCATCTTGACGAATACGCATTTGTGGCCATTGGCCGTCTGCAATTTGACGACGCCGGAGAGCAGCAGCTTTCGCATAACAGTAAATGCAGTCGTTTTCACAACCGGTGCAGATATTGACATTATTCCCGGATTTGGTCCAATCTTGAAACCGACCCTTGCCTTCAATCTGTACGTCTGTCTTTTCCTCGATAACCTTGCCCAAGCTGTCTAACGTCTTGCTGTGGGCGCGAATCTGAACTTGGCTGTTTTCAACTTTTTTTTGCACTCTATTATAAAGTTGCACAAGCTCTTTGGGTTCACGTGTTCGAAGATCCGCAATGGGTGGTATGGTCGTCAAATCGATTTCATGAGGCGAATATTGCTCATCGATGTATTTTTTAAAGTCCCGAACCGACAAGTTATTTTCAATTGCTGCCTGGGCAAGTTGTTCTTTTTGCTGAAAGGCGGATTGAATCGTTGCATCGAAATCTTCGGCTGCTACCGATTTGAGTTTGGGGACATGGAGCAGTTGCAACTTGTGACTGTGACCGAGGATTCCAAACGTTTGTAATCCCTGCTGTGCACATATCGCTTCATGAGCTGCCAGGTTCACAGCATTGTAAAACCATCCAATCGAAGGAGTCCCATCATCCCCGGCGCTGGGTTGTGCTTTGATTTTTTCAATGAGCGCCTTTAAATTTGGCGGTTGATCTTTGGTCTTGTTTTTAGCAAGTGCTGCTCGATGGTCGCCCTCATAAAAGGTATCGATGATGTATTGACCGGCCTCAATCATTGCATCGTGGAAATGAGTCCGAAATATAGTTTTCAGGTGTTCAAAGGCTTCCGAAACGATGCTTTCATCATCAGTTCTCAATCGATCTAACATTTGATACCCCCTGTCTTAGATGATTTTCACTATTCAAAATCATTTGTTTGTGGTTTTGCAAAGATGATACCAGCAGAAATAGTTGATGTATTACCTGAATTTTGCACGCATACGGCCGTAACGGCTCATGCCCGCTAAATTCTCGAGATGGATCAAATCTACCGCGCTCGTCCTCAGGCCGCCGTCAGTACCAATAAAGAGAGCGACCTGAAGTAGAACTGCCCGACAGAATGCGTCGTATGTATTTATAATGAATCATCATATTTCCATGCAAGAAATTTTGTGCATTAACAACAGATCTACCCGCCAGGTGCCTGGAGTATACCGCCAGCCCATGGCCTGGGCTTGAACCTTTTTTCGTCAATGTATTTCAGGAAAGACATCAATGCCGGCGTTCGGCTGTCATGGATAGAATAACGAACCTTATCTCTATTTGAAGCCGTAACCACCTTGGCCGCGATCATTAACAGGCGCAACCGCGCAATGCGCACCGTGTTGGTTTGGATGCCTTCAAATCCATGGCCTCCGGCCGCTTGTCTGGGGTATGCGCTCTGCTCGGCCAATATCTTCAAATAGCGCCAGATATTGTAGGCCAGCATGACGATTTGGAAATAGGCATAGTTGTTTTTAAAGCGAGACGAGGGGATGGCATCCAGACCTTCGCGCTTGGCTTCTCCCACAAGATTTTCGACGTCGGCCCGCTTGTCATACTCGGCGATGACCTTGTGAGCCGCACGGCGTAAATCCGTGCAAAAGATGCGGTACTCATAACGATCAGCCTCAAACAGTTCGTATTGCACGCATCGATCTTTGGCAACATTTTTATCTTTGGGGATTCGCATGGCCACGAATCGAACCGGCATCTGCCATCCCATTGGCTGGTAAACACAGCTGTTGAACTCATAGGCGTTGCGCTTGTGCGGGCGGTACCAGCGCCGTGGATCAAATGGCGGTTCGCACCCTTTGTTGGCGATGATGAAATTGTAACCGGCCTTGATGCATTCATGGATGCTTTCCCAGCTTTGAAACTCGGCATCCGCGCGGATCAACACCTGCCTCACACAGCCGGGAAGGTATTGTTTGATTTTGGCGATAAACGAGGCGGTTTGCTCGCCGCTGATGGTTTCGCCCTTGCGAAGTTTGCCCAGCAGGTACTCACGGCTTTGTTCGATGAAGCATAACACCGGGCGGTATCCCTTTTTGCCCCGATTTCTTGGATTGTGGCCTTTTTTCGCCCCCTGCTGGTTGCCGAAAACCGTTTCCACGGTCGTATCGATATCCAGGCAGATGCGGTAGTACGATAGATCGCAAAGCCGCCAGACCCGCTCACGTAAATGGGCCATCACAGCCAGCAGTGAATTGGCTTGGTTGATACCCAGGCTGTTGACATAGCGCCAAAATGTGCTGGCCACCGGAAGCCGCGTCAGGTTGAAAAATCCGCACAGCATCGCATCCAGCCGCAGGTAGGAAAAATGCCAAATTCGGTTGAACCCTATAAACAGTAGCATCAGCAAGCCTGTCATCATCGAATAATGGCCCAGTTTGGGTTCACGGGCCGGCGCTTTATAGGCGAAGTCAAAAATTTCTCGAAAACCAACCAGATCAAAAAATTTGATCAGCGGCAAAACACCGCCAAATGCGCTCAGCTGCTCGCTGCACGTATCATAAGCGGTTGACGCATTGATTTTCTTGGCCTTCGCGCCATTTGGGCTAAATCCTTTAGGGTTGCGGTTTTTGCTGAAATCTGATTTCTTGGATTTTACCATCTGGGTACCTCCCTGCTTTTATGGGTTGGCTTCGTAACCCCCATTGTAGCAAGGGTTCCCAGATGGTTTCTACCCTTTCTCGCTATTCAGGTGCAAAATTCAGGTATTAGATATAATTACGGCAGGTTAAATAGGCAGGACAAGGACAAGTCGCTTATGTAATTGACAATCTAAGACAATTTTTGGACGTTTTTTGGAAAGGATGGAGGGGGCGATTTTCAGTATTTTGAGCAATACTTCCGAAATTAGCGATAGGACGACATGGAGACTCGGGTTGCTGGGGAGAAATTGCAGTAAGAAACGGCCCGGAAGGCGAAAGATATCACAGGTCCACCGGCACGCTATTGAGGAATGGCATAAAATCGTGGATGTCAACATTTCCCCACTTTCTGGATGGACATAGCGTATGGAACGAGAACATTGCACTAAATCCGCTATCCCGCAATATTGAGCTTGCCCTGCATTATAATTTTTTATACATTTCGGGCCGTATCACAAGTTTCAATTAACCATCGTCGAAGCGAAACCAAGAAACCAACCTTTTAAACCGTCGCACAGCTTCGCATGTGTGGGCTTCCCAACAACCAAGTCATTGGTTCGCCCCTTCGGAGGCAAAACGCCGCAACGTTGCAATGCTTGAATGTCCATAGGTTTTCCCATATGACTCGTTCATGCACACATCCAAACAGCAATGAATCAGCGAGGATTTGGCTATGCACTATGGAAGCTACCAATTCAACTGTCGGTTTCAAAACGATGCTCGCTTACCCGTCTTTAAAGGGTCGACCCTTAGGGGCGTTTTCGGAAGGGCGCTCAAACAGGTGGTCTGCGCCCTGCGGCGGCAGGAGTGCCCCACCTGTCTGTTGAAAAAGCAGTGTCTTTATCCATCGGTGTTCGAACCCGAGTTGCTGGATGACACCGGCGTTTACGGAAAATCGGTGCCGCCACACCCCTTCGTGATCCAGCCCCCCGATGATGAACATGCTGACTATCCCAAAGAAGCCCCCTTCCAGTTCAATCTGCTGTTGTTCGGAGAGGCCAACATGCGACTGCCTTATTTCATTTACGCCATGGACCGCATGGGACGTATCGGCATCGGCAAACGCATCGACGGCGCCCGGGGCGCCTATCTGTTGGAATCGGTCCGGTGCAACGGCCTCACCATCTACACCTCACGGGACCAGAAGATCAGCGAATCACCACCATTGGCGGCGCTTGCCCCTTATCCGGCCGGGCAAGACCATTCAAGCGCCGGCCGAACGACCCTGACCTTTCACACGCCCTTGCGGCTCAAACACCAAAACCACCTCAGCACCGACTTGCCCTTTCATGTGCTCGTTCGGGCCATGTTGCGCAGAATCTCCTCTTTGATGGCCCATTTTAACGGCGGCGAACCACAACTCGACTACACCGGCCTGGTCCAACGCGCCCAAGTGGTGAAAACCGTCCAAAGCACCCTTGTTTGGGAAGATTGGCGCCGCTACTCCCTGCGCCAGGAACAGGCCATGCTGCTTGGCGGCCTGAAAGGCAGCATCACTTATGAAGGCGCGTTGGATGAATACCAGCCGCTGATCGATTTTTGCGCCAAAGTGCACCTGGGCAAGCAGACCACTTTCGGCCTGGGCCGCTACACCGTGGAGGCGGCCCCATGAAAAACATTCTGCTGGCCGTCGTCGGCCTCTCGCCCCAGGTGGTCACCGAAACCCTCTATGCCTTGCACCAGATGAACCGCCCGGTGCACACCATCCATCTGATCACCACGCGGGCCGGTGAAGAGATGGTATTGGCCCAGTTGCTCGGCGGCGGCAAAGGGGCTTTTTACCGCTTTTTGAAAGCGTACGGTCCGCCCAGCCACGGTATCGACTTCGGTCCCGGCCACATCCATGTGGTCCGTGACGACCTCGGCGCCGAAGTCGATGACATCGAAAACGAATACGACAACGCCGCGCTGCTGGAAACCTGCATGCGCCTGACCTTCGACTTCACCCGCGACCCCGATATCGCCGTCTTTTTCTCCATCGCCGGGGGCCGCAAGACCATGGGCGCCTGCCTGACCCTGGCCGCCCAGATGTATGCCAGACCCCAGGACCGGCTTTATCACGTGCTCGTCTCCCCGGAGTTCGAAAGCAACCGCGGCTTTTTCTTCCCGCCGGCCCAGCCCGAAACCATCGAACTGAAAAACAAGCGCGGTGAGACCTACTTCAAAAGCACCAGCTACGCCAAAGTCAACCTGATCCACATGCCCTTTATTTCCATTCGCCCCCAACTGGCCCCCGAAGTGCTGGACCAGCCCAGAGACCCGGCCACGCTCATGCTTTCGCTCATTCGGGAGACACCCGAACAACTGCTGGTTCACTTAAAGGACGGCAAGCTGCGCTATCGCGGCATGGAGATGGACATGGCGCCCGGCCGGTTGGCGCTCTATGCCTTTTTCGCCTTGCTCAAAAAAGAGTGCCCCGCGCCGGAACAAAAATGCAAAGCCTGTGACCAGTGCTTTGTGGACCACGAAGGCGTCAGCCGCAGACAGCCCGAGATCACCAGACTCTACAAACAGATGTGCGGCACCCGGCCGACCGGGGAGATGAGCACCACCGGTATTCTGAACCTGAACCTGGACAATTTCAAAAGCCTGAAGTCCCATATCAAACGGAACTTGCTCCAGGGCTTCGGCCCCTTGGCCGCGGAAAAG
This Desulfatitalea tepidiphila DNA region includes the following protein-coding sequences:
- a CDS encoding IS1380 family transposase encodes the protein MVKSKKSDFSKNRNPKGFSPNGAKAKKINASTAYDTCSEQLSAFGGVLPLIKFFDLVGFREIFDFAYKAPAREPKLGHYSMMTGLLMLLFIGFNRIWHFSYLRLDAMLCGFFNLTRLPVASTFWRYVNSLGINQANSLLAVMAHLRERVWRLCDLSYYRICLDIDTTVETVFGNQQGAKKGHNPRNRGKKGYRPVLCFIEQSREYLLGKLRKGETISGEQTASFIAKIKQYLPGCVRQVLIRADAEFQSWESIHECIKAGYNFIIANKGCEPPFDPRRWYRPHKRNAYEFNSCVYQPMGWQMPVRFVAMRIPKDKNVAKDRCVQYELFEADRYEYRIFCTDLRRAAHKVIAEYDKRADVENLVGEAKREGLDAIPSSRFKNNYAYFQIVMLAYNIWRYLKILAEQSAYPRQAAGGHGFEGIQTNTVRIARLRLLMIAAKVVTASNRDKVRYSIHDSRTPALMSFLKYIDEKRFKPRPWAGGILQAPGG
- the cas6 gene encoding CRISPR system precrRNA processing endoribonuclease RAMP protein Cas6, whose translation is MHYGSYQFNCRFQNDARLPVFKGSTLRGVFGRALKQVVCALRRQECPTCLLKKQCLYPSVFEPELLDDTGVYGKSVPPHPFVIQPPDDEHADYPKEAPFQFNLLLFGEANMRLPYFIYAMDRMGRIGIGKRIDGARGAYLLESVRCNGLTIYTSRDQKISESPPLAALAPYPAGQDHSSAGRTTLTFHTPLRLKHQNHLSTDLPFHVLVRAMLRRISSLMAHFNGGEPQLDYTGLVQRAQVVKTVQSTLVWEDWRRYSLRQEQAMLLGGLKGSITYEGALDEYQPLIDFCAKVHLGKQTTFGLGRYTVEAAP
- the csm6 gene encoding CRISPR-associated ring nuclease Csm6; this translates as MKNILLAVVGLSPQVVTETLYALHQMNRPVHTIHLITTRAGEEMVLAQLLGGGKGAFYRFLKAYGPPSHGIDFGPGHIHVVRDDLGAEVDDIENEYDNAALLETCMRLTFDFTRDPDIAVFFSIAGGRKTMGACLTLAAQMYARPQDRLYHVLVSPEFESNRGFFFPPAQPETIELKNKRGETYFKSTSYAKVNLIHMPFISIRPQLAPEVLDQPRDPATLMLSLIRETPEQLLVHLKDGKLRYRGMEMDMAPGRLALYAFFALLKKECPAPEQKCKACDQCFVDHEGVSRRQPEITRLYKQMCGTRPTGEMSTTGILNLNLDNFKSLKSHIKRNLLQGFGPLAAEKLEIASVGKKPYTRYGLLIDKAVIELVM